GCAAAGCACTGCCAGCATCGTGCATACAAGTTAAACAGTGAATGGAATATACAAATCCTCCAACACCAAGAAAAGAAGCACCACCAAATTCAGCTTAGGGATTCAATAATTCTGTGTTTGTACTGTGTAAAAACTGCACTTGCAGCAAGAGCAGCAACCTCATAACGTTTGTATAAATTATTCATTCCTCTCTCTCTACTGAACTGATTGCAAATTTGAAGCAATTATTATCTTCTAAATAGAGAATAGTAGTTGATAAAGAACTCAATAATTACTATGGGTTTACACAATGATAATAACGGTCCTAACCCATTAACCTGTGCAAGCTGAACTGGGGTCTTCGGGGCAGGGGCTTAATCAGTGTTAAACATACGGGATGCAGTGCGCACTTCCAGTGCTTGTTCTGACTAATATTTGGTGAATTTATGACTAAGTCCATctattccttttaaataaaacctaATGGTTATTTTAAGACAGCAATGTGTCAGGGTCAGGTTTTTATTGAAAAGTATCCTGACGTAGTAAGTACACAAGGGGTTTGGAAAGTATTAAAGTCCATTGAAATCCCTTCCCAAACAGTTCcagttaaatatttctctttgcttttcttttcttcttctacaaAGTCAATTTTGCAACTATTCTTCAGAACGGGACTTACATGTAACATTTTTAAGGGTCAAAATAACTTACATTCTCTATCTAAGGTGGCTTCAAACTCCTCTTGCATGGGTACGAATGACAGCAGGGATCATCAGGACAGTGCTCGTGCCTGGATCTGCATAGCAATAACCCAAGATAGGCATTTGGAGTTTGCACAGTCGGGGCAGGGAGACTTGTAGCCTTGTGTGAGCCCTCCTGTGGCATCTTGCTCTAGGATGAGGCTGGGCAACATGGTTCCAGGATCCCATGCAACAGCTATAACCATCCCTGACCTCTTTGTGCCCCACAGTGCTTTGGAGAAACCCAAACACTGTCTCTGGCAGGTTTCAATGTAACCAGCTTTTCCTGGCAAACCCCAGGGCTATGATGGTTTCTGCAGCCAAAAGTGCTGGGAGCTTGTCAGAATATTGATACCACAAATAAAACATCTGATGAAATCCcaggaaaaatggcaaaaatcatATTATGGTGTCACTGTTGGATGGGGAAGAAGAGATATCTATCACCTTCAAAGCTACTGCAGGCAAACAGGGCTCCAAGGACCGCACTACCAACGCTGCCCAGTTCTGCTCCCTCTGCATGAGTTCCCCCCCCAGCTTTGGTTTTGTGTCTGCAGGGGCTGCAGTTGGCCATGCTGGAGGGTCCCATATCAGAGACACACACCTGTGAGAAGGGTATTCTACAGTGGCCAATAAAGGTTTGGCTAGCTTGAACTGTGTATCctccaaaaaaatttaaaaaaaaatccctcacagcttgattttaataggaaaatgGGCTGCTTTTTCAGCCAAGCaattggggagggagggaaggtcaCCATGACCCCCTGCAATGTCTCTGGGCTCCTGGTGCTGACTACAGCCCTGGGTACCTCCTGGCACCTACAGATAGTTGGGACCAAGAcaattttaccttttccttttccaagcaCGTTTTCCTTATGTCGCTTCATATTTTTCTAAACAGGCGTTTGCTACGCTGAGTTTGGCGTGCGGGTCCCCAAGACCACGGGCTCCGCTTACACCTACAGCTACGTGACGGTGGGGGAGTTCGTGGCGTTCTTTATCGGCTGGAACCTCATCCTGGAATACCTGATCGGCACGGCCGCGGGCGCCAGCGCCCTCAGCAGCATGTTCGACTCGCTGGCCAACCACACCATCAGCCGATGGATGATCAACAGCGTCGGGACGTTGAATGGACTAGGTGCGTCACGCCGTGCTTTGCTACCTGCATTAATTAGGGCCTGAAAAGTAATTGGAAGCTCATCAGAAGTCAGACATTTACCATCTGTCTGCCTCTGGTACTTTGCCTTTGCAGTCTGGTTCACAGGCGGGattcgggggtggggggggatacACGATATTTTGAGCCCCTTCGGGATGAGCTGACATTTAGCAGAATAAGCACTCAGAAAAATTAGTTGAATGTCAGAGGCTAACAACAGCACAGGAGCACTTCACCCAGTGCAAGCACTCTGCTCGGTCCCGTGAAGGCACCTGCGGAGCCTTGTTAGAGGGTACAAGCTGGTGTCTGCAGTACTGCCACGGAGAAACTCAGGGCTGTGGTGGTTCTGTGTGACCAGCGCTTCCAGCAACAGTGCGTAGTTCCTACCAGTAAGTAAACCGGCTAGCTGTCCTGTACCTGTTATGAAAACTTAACATTTGATTGATGTTTAATTAGTATTTGGCAGATACATGTTATGCAAACTGGAACCTGATCATTTGTTTGCTGCCCTCCCGAAACTCCTAACAGCGTCTTGAGGCATCAAGATTAATCACCTTAATAAAACAACTTCAGCTAGCGGAGGCAGGGGCATCTGGAGACCACATCTGCAATGAGACCAAGGAGTTCTGCAAAGCCTCAGGGTCTGAAAAGCCCCCACAGAGTTTCTGGAGATGTTGTCCACAGCTGTGGATGGAGACTTACACAACTCTTTTCTTTTAcccagggaaaggagaggagtcGTACCCTGACCTTCTTGCTCTGGTCATTGCTGTCATTGTCACCATCATCGTGGCCATGGGGGTGAAGAACTCGGTGGGGCTGAACAACGTGCTCAACGTCATTAACCTGGCAGTCTGGATCTTCATCATGATTGCTGGTCTCTTCTACGTCAAAGGTGACAACTGGTCTGAAGGGCAATTCCTGCCGTTTGGATGGCCGGGGGTAAGTCCTGGGCGCGCGGAGGCACACGCAGCACCCAAGTGGTGCCACCCACCCGCCACAAGCTCAGCTTTGCTCGTGGTATACGTACCCTACTTCCACTGCACTCTCCAAATCTCAACCCTGCCAAACCCACCTATACTTTGGCCAGGGACCTCCAACTTCCACCGCTGCAGGCTTGGATCCAGACCTCCTCGCTCCGCCAAACCCAAATGGTACAGCAATGCTCTGCTCGTGTCTCCTGCCACCTCTTAGAATAAAGCCAGAACTTTTCCAAAATGTCGTTCTGGAGAGCCAGACCCCATGTGAAAGTATACACCAGGAAATGCCGCTAATTGCCAGGCAATGGAGCAAAATGCAAATGCAGTGGCTGTCCGAGACAGGGCGCTCGGGAGGAGCTGGCTCAGCCTCTGCGGAGGGGGAGATACTTGTGTTGGCTGGTTTTCAACAACAATGTTCTCAAGCATTTGTTTTGAGCACTTCATAATGCCACCTGCCAGTACTTATTTTATGGATGTTCCCTCAAAGCTTACTGCGAATTTGGACATATTTGGCTTTTTTAGCTTGCTTGCACTGGTTTTTATCCAAGGATGAACAGGGACTGAAAATATCTTAGCTGGCCTAAACCCAAGATAATTTCTCAGATTTACACTGCTCAACTCCATCAGGGTTTTGTGcagaaaaataagcaagaaagTAAAGTAAACTAAGAATCTTGATTATTGAAAGGGTCTCAAGCTGCCATACAGTCCCTGCACCTCCCTTCAGTAAATCAATACCTCTCTGCCAGAGAACAACAGCGAGGAGAAGAGCACTGAGGCCCATTTGAGAGCAGATGTCATATTTACCTCTGGATCGTGCTTGGCTTTTTATGCCATACAATAGGAacgaaaaagagaaaatagaaaatagctGGTTTGCTCCAATTCAAAAGATACATATACAAaattttttaagatttattttaaaagatacatataCAAAAGATACCAAACCCGATAGGGTCTTCCCATCATTTTCAGCTGGTTGTTTGTCTCCCACATTGTTTGTAAAAGTAAATCCATGGCAGCACAAGCATGAGATCACCAGGAGCATAGGGGATACTTTAAAAAGGTAATTACAGGTAGTCCCCTGAAAGAGGTGAGTTTTACTGTGTGCTCCACCACTAGACAGCTGAGATGACAGAGATGTGATGGACACGTGGTACCCAGCTAGCTAGCTAGATGTACGCGAGGGTTTTACAACTGCAAATTAGCTCACTCACAGCCACACAGTCTTTAGCCTGCTTCAGCGTTTCTTTCCTGTAAATGTCCTTGCTaatattgtatatttttaaaaatcacattaaaaaaataactcaaCAGTACAAATAATTCCTCATCCAAGCGCTCCAACGTGTGCTCCTAACCTGTCTGCAGCTTCCAAGCAAAACAGAGGTTGTTTGGAAAGCGGTGCACATCTGACTGTGCTgctctcttctgcttcctctgctaGCAGATCTTGCTGCCACATGAGACATCGTGCTAAGATAGAACGTGTAAACATGTTCCAAATCCCTACTAATATAAACGGATTTGGGGTGGAGGATTGTGAAAGTAAACCTGAAATTGGTTAATTGCCTCCTCTGTCGCTGCCAGGATCTCCCAGCAGATTCGAGCACTGCGTGGGCACAGGTTCGTGGTGCACCACAAGCGAGCTGCAGATGCCTCCAGTGACTCGGGGCGCATGTTGAAATCCTTTCCCTACAGCAGATCACTGGGTTATGGGTGCTCCCAGGGTCAGTCCCCAGATGGGAATGCCCAGCTCTATCTATGCGTGCACCCCCTGATCTGCCCCCACTCACCCTTCAGCTCAGCCAAGGCAGAACTGGGCTCCTTCGTTTTCGCTCAGTTCCCTCTCCCTGGTTGGGTGCCTCGCGCTCAGATGCTCGATCCTCCACGCAGGTACTCAAAGGGGCTGCGACGTGTTTCTATGCCTTCATCGGCTTCGACATCATTGCTACCACGGGAGAAGAAGCGAAGAGTCCCAACACCTCCATCCCCTACGCCATCACGGCCTCTCTCGTCACATGCTTGACAGCATATGTGTCTGTAAGTACTAGCTATACATACAtaaatgtacataaatatataggtatgcataaatatatatatataaaaaaaaaaaaatagcgcGTCCCTTCTGGGCATCTGCGCGGCTCCCCTCCCCATGAGCCAGGGTGCCGGTCTGACCCTCGGACAAGGGCCCTTTCTTCGGTGAGAACGGAGACATCAGCTGTGTTTCCATGTGACTGTGGTGTCCTGCCGAGGCTCCCCTCGGCCCCAGCCCGGTTTGTTCCCAGGCTCCCGTCACCCTGCCGAGATCCCTCTGCCGGCTGCAGGGAGATGGTGGCAGCCGTTTTCCTCACAGTTCATCCCCATCCGCAGCTATTTTTGCATCCAAAAGTGCAGCAAAACAAAAGGAGCGGCAGTGTTGCAGCAGCCTTTCTCCATCGTTTTGGGAAAAGCAGCACTGCTTCTGCTGGAGATAAGGGAGAGGGTCCAAGTGAGGGGGAGGATGGGCAGGGATGGCCATGTGAAAGATATCCAGTTGCTCTGCACCCCAATAAATGCATGTCTGTACTCACAGATTTTCCCTGTAAAAGAGCAAAACTGAgtcacaaaggagaaaaaaatattgttctcaTCGTCTCAAAGAAACTCACCCACTGCCTCTCCTGCAGCATGGTGGGCTTCCCTCGAAACCAATTTCTCTTTGGCTCAAATAGGGTCAGAGTGTTGCCCCAAGCAACGTTATCTTGGATTTTGGGTCTGTCCCATGGGGAGTGTGTAACTCGGGCAGCACTGTCCCCACACAGGAATGTGGCCAATGTGAGTGTTACTAACCCCACCGAGTCCCACCAGCCTCCTACATCACCACTGCGGTATGGGTCAAGGTGTTGCCTTCAGAGACCTTCCATCTAGCATTTTATACCCCTCCCACAGGGTACATAGGGATATAATCCCAATCAGACTTGAAATTTTTTGGCTTTCCACCCTTGAGAAGCAGCCCCCGTTCCCTGCGAGTCCCCAGCTGACACCCATGTCTTGTTCCTCTCACCTTCCCCAGGTAAGCATCATCCTCACGCTGATGGTGCCCTACGATGCCATCGACACCGAGTCCCCGCTGATGGAAATGTTTGTGGCCCATGGCTTCTACGCAGCCAAGTTCATCGTTGCCATTGGGTCCGTGGCTGGCCTGACCGTCAGCTTGCTGGGCTCCCTCTTCCCAATGCCGAGAGTCATTTATGCCATGGCTGGTGATGGGCTGCTCTTCAGGTCAGTCATGCCCATGCtggcatttattttttcccccttgggaCCCAGAGGGGAAGTGTGCTGGGAGGGACGGGGACTGTCCTGCACCCCGACAGCCCACTGCCAtcactgcagggagcagcaggcatGCACAGACTCGGTGCTTGCAGAACAGGGTGCACACCAAAGCAAAATCCTgggcaaaaaaaatcaggagataTCTACGCAAAAGTTTCTCATTTGCTGCTGGTACCTAGAGATTCAGCTTATGGGAAGATGAGCATTTAATTCCAGAGTTACTTGCAAAGGAGAGCAGCTTATACACATAAAAACTTGGCACTTATTTGCAAGTGTCCAAATGCCCATTTCAGAGCTGGTTAGACCTAGATCTAACTCCAGATCCAGTCTCAGCAGTATTTCCAGTCCCTGGCTGTCTGGAGCCTAAGCAGCAAAACGCAACAAGAGCTGAAGGGATCACAGCTCTGAGCCTGGCCCCTCCAGCTGAGTAAGAGTTACTACAACAGGGAACCACTGCCATCTGCAATTTTAACCTTCCGCAACTGTTTCGCACTCCAGATTTTTGTCCCACATCAGTTCTTACACGGAAACACCCGTAGTGGCTTGTATCGTCTCCGGATTCCTTGCAGCACTGCTCTCCTTGCTGGTCAGCCTGAGGGACCTGATAGAAATGATGTCCATCGGCACGCTGCTCGCCTACACGTTGGTCTCCGTCTGTGTCCTGCTCCTCCGATACCAGCCCGAGAGCGACATCGATGGCTTCGTCAAATTCCTCTCCGAGGAGCACACCAAGAAGAAGGAGGGCATCCTGGCCGACTGCGAGAAGGAAGCTTGCTCCCCTGGGAGCGAAGGAGAAGAGTTCGCTGGCCCACCGACCAACACGTGCGGGGCAAAAAATCTGCCGTCGCTGGGGGATAACGAGATGCTAATTGGGAAATCTGATAAATCCACCTACAACGTGAATCACCCCAATTACGGCACGGTTGACATGACCTCGGGGATAGAGGCAGATGAGTCTGAGAACATCTACCTCATCAAGCTGAAGAAGTTGATTGGCCCTCGCTACTACACCATGAGGATCCACCTCGGACTGCCGGGGAAAATGGATCGCCCCACGGCAGCCACCGGCCACACGGTCACCACCTGCGTGCTCCTCCTCTTTGTCCTGATGTTCATCTTCTGCTCCTTCATCATTTTTGGGGCAGACTACATCTACGAGCAGAGCTGGTGGGCTGTCCTCCTCGTCGTGCTGATGATCCTGCTCATCGTCGTGCTGGTGTTTGTGATCTTGCAGCAGCCAGAAAACCCCAAGAAGCTGCCCTACATGGCACCTTGTCTCCCCTTCGTCCCTGCCTTTGCTATGCTGGTGAATATCTATCTCATGCTGAAGCTCTCCACGGTCACATGGATCCGATTTGCCGTCTGGTGTTTTGTGGGTGAGTCCCAGATtcatttattctaattttttaacTGACATTCTTTTGAAAGGATGTTAATAATAACTTCCTTTAATTAGAAAGCTTAGGCTGATGCTTCTTCAGCTGGGACATACCCAGTCCTTTGCATTTGGCCCTTGTCATCCTGAAGTTCTTAGAAACCTCGGTTTATCAAGCCCCCGAACCACAGCTAAATGGAAAATGACACCTCCAGAAAATGTCAGTTTGATGGAAGTAAACTGCTCCATGCAAAGGTGACTATTTTGATGAGCCTTTTGATGCAAAGTAGGTGGGTTCTAGAAATTGCCTCGGAGGCAGGTTTCCTACAGAAATCTGCCTGCTTTCTTGCTATTTCACCTACTTGAGCTGTTCAGCAGCCCACACCAAAATCTCAGCACTCTGTTTCCAAAACCCAGAGCTGCCCAACCCCAACAGCCCTGGCAGAGACAGAGCCAAGGGATCTGTGGACTGTATCTCCTTTTCTTGGTCTAAGTCCTTAACTTTGTGGCAGGGGGATCTCAGGACTCACACGTTCTGTCGTGGACCTTTTTTTGCCAAATTTAGGCTTCCTGGCACATAGCCAGGAGCCTGGCATGTCCATAGTTTCCCCTGCTTTACAttgcaacccacttactccacaaACCCAGGAGAAAAAGAGCAGCTCTCATCACTCCTCCTGAAGCCTCCCAAGCCTGGACTAGAGAGAACCAAAGGAACACGACAATATCAGAGCCAAGGACTCTTTACAGAGAAATAATAACCCTATGAGTAAACATATGTATTGTAGCAGCCCACAGGAACCCAAGGTGCAGACAACAGACCCTGAGCATGCTGCCAGCACCCAAAAGGACCGTCCCTGGCCAGCTATCCCACCAGCAGCCCTCTCCTTTGGGAGCAGGGTTCAGGGTCCTGGGTTGAGAGGGAGAAAGTGGTGGGGAAAGAGAATGAGGATTGATGCAAAGGTCATAGTCAGCTGCCGCCTTCCATAAAGGCAGGAATTGCCCctcctggaggaggggtgggcaGGCACAGGCCACCACACCGGGCTCACCAGCCTTCGTGCTTTTCACAGGTGCCTCCTGACATTTGTAGATGTTTGAGCTCAGTTGGCAGACCCAGGAGACGACATGAACAGACCTTGGATCTCCCTCTGGTGTCTCAGAGAGTTTAGAGCAGTCTCGTGGTTTCCACCCTTTGGGTGGAGGCTGCTACCACATTTTTGCTCCGTTTTGCCATTCCCTCTTTTGCTTCGGGGTGAGGACTCTGGTTATCCTGAGTCAGTCCTGCACGACTGAGGTCCCATAGCAAAGCTCCATCTCTGAGAATCCCCTAACCCCAAGCTGAGCCATTGGGCAGTAGCTGTTACCTGCACTTTTTGGGCTGGAGAAGACATGCTTGGTGCTTTTTTGGCCCTCAAAGGCAATAGGTGAAGCTGCAAATCCAGGGCAAGCCCTTCTACCTGGAAGCAAACTTGACTCCAAAGCATCAATTTAATCCGCTGTGATTAAATACTTTCCCCTATGGATACATCTAATACCTCTTCAGCTGCCAGCAATGGCAATGAGTCAATTAAGCCACTCCATTAAGGTGTGATGGACTCCACCAGACCCATCCACGGCTGCTTGCCTGTTGGGAGGAGGCACATCCTATTTGTTTTTCTGGCAGAGGTGTGTGGTCCTGCCACACAGACTCTGGATTTAACCTCACAAACAGTCCTCCGTGGCCAGTCCACAGCATGTGGAGAATTCTGGGTTCTCTATGCGCATGTCTGGGGTAGGTTTATCCCAGGATCTACTAGAAATTAGACCTCCAGGTACATTTGCTTCTGGGGAAAGCATTGGTGCGGGAAGGTGAAATCAGGTAGGGCTAGAGGGAGAAGATGACATGAAAGTCCTGAGGGGAGAAGGACAGGATTTCAGAGCTGGTTTAATGCCAAATACGCTCGTCCTGACAACCCTGGGGCTTACGTGGCTGTGAGCATCagcaggagagagacagagagaatgAGAAACTCCAGAGAGAAAAGGGTAGCCGGGAGGGTAACAGGGTAGAGATGCGGGTTTTGGGCACTTGGGAGCCTCCACACGtctgctgggagctgctgtccCACCGACGCTGCAGATGGCACAATCACGTGGCCAGCAGCGATCCCAGCTGATATTTAAAACGTACAGCCCTCGGGTCACGGCTGGCAGCCCGAAAACACAAATTCGACAGCTTCAAAGAGCAGATATCACGTACAACGTACACTAGCTTAAAAAATATAGGTATATTTACTTATGCTTAACCCCCATCAGCTGAAGCCAGCCTGGCTCTGGGTGGGTGGAGGCTGGTGGGGAGCTGGGCTGGATCTCTAATCCACCCCTGATGTGGTTTTTGGGGGACAGGTGCCATTTTGGGGCATGGCATTATAGT
The Harpia harpyja isolate bHarHar1 chromosome 12, bHarHar1 primary haplotype, whole genome shotgun sequence genome window above contains:
- the SLC7A14 gene encoding probable cationic amino acid transporter is translated as MSGFFSRLDPRRVPWGAAGHALRARVLRTKPVESMLEGTGTAASQGARLAKVLTTLDLISLGVGSCVGTGMYVVSGLVAKEMAGPGVIVSFIIAAVASILSGVCYAEFGVRVPKTTGSAYTYSYVTVGEFVAFFIGWNLILEYLIGTAAGASALSSMFDSLANHTISRWMINSVGTLNGLGKGEESYPDLLALVIAVIVTIIVAMGVKNSVGLNNVLNVINLAVWIFIMIAGLFYVKGDNWSEGQFLPFGWPGVLKGAATCFYAFIGFDIIATTGEEAKSPNTSIPYAITASLVTCLTAYVSVSIILTLMVPYDAIDTESPLMEMFVAHGFYAAKFIVAIGSVAGLTVSLLGSLFPMPRVIYAMAGDGLLFRFLSHISSYTETPVVACIVSGFLAALLSLLVSLRDLIEMMSIGTLLAYTLVSVCVLLLRYQPESDIDGFVKFLSEEHTKKKEGILADCEKEACSPGSEGEEFAGPPTNTCGAKNLPSLGDNEMLIGKSDKSTYNVNHPNYGTVDMTSGIEADESENIYLIKLKKLIGPRYYTMRIHLGLPGKMDRPTAATGHTVTTCVLLLFVLMFIFCSFIIFGADYIYEQSWWAVLLVVLMILLIVVLVFVILQQPENPKKLPYMAPCLPFVPAFAMLVNIYLMLKLSTVTWIRFAVWCFVGLLIYFGYGMWNSTLEISAREEALHQSTYQRYDVDVDPFSVDDSFSCAAEGEGYPGWGPSEDKSFSYQQMAGAKESHRTSSKSKSKGRHKPPSEALIANDELDYSPE